Proteins from a single region of Theobroma cacao cultivar B97-61/B2 chromosome 10, Criollo_cocoa_genome_V2, whole genome shotgun sequence:
- the LOC18587445 gene encoding F-box/LRR-repeat protein At3g26922: protein MEDFSDMLLSTLGRRNRNNEDRISKLPDDLLFKIMSFLNTKQAVQTCVLSKRWKPLWQSLPYLDFNYNASPFKQKIVQLDDADPEQVGIKMLSLSNFISQVLFRRCPTDLVKVCVQSLNYDQHASVLAGLMCYAVKHNVQHLTFQLHRGGGGRPFLLPQSLYTCQSLTSLELKGNDWMAVKLPTLLACPALKSLHLSHFSMAGPNFEPTAFSGCPNLQTLQLFDIWIGSENLCINAVNLRSLLLSFVLHGEGKVEICAPRLTTFKYSGIPPIVCLKENLAFLDDVSFDIKAYSLKRNEEESVIRLINTFNEFRQAKSLTLSTSTVKILAKFPSLLDQNRLPFANLKHLKIKVKKWQSKRFEMPACILNCFLNNSTILKISK from the exons ATGGAGGATTTCAGCGATATGTTGTTGTCAACACTTGGGAGGAGGAACAGGAATAATGAAGACAGGATCAGCAAGTTACCTGATGATCTTCTGTTTAAAATCATGTCTTTCTTAAACACCAAGCAGGCAGTTCAAACCTGTGTTTTGTCCAAGAGATGGAAGCCCCTCTGGCAATCCCTTCCTTACCTTGACTTCAATTACAATGCTTCCCCTTTCAAACAGAAAATAGTTCAGTTAGATGACGCAGACCCAGAGCAGGTAGGTATCAAGATGCTTTCTTTGAGCAATTTCATCAGTCAAGTCCTTTTCCGGCGTTGTCCCACTGACCTTGTCAAGGTGTGTGTCCAGTCTCTCAACTATGACCAGCATGCTTCTGTCCTAGCTGGTTTGATGTGTTACGCTGTCAAACACAATGTCCAACACCTCACCTTCCAACTCCACAGAGGTGGAGGTGGTCGCCCATTTTTATTGCCCCAGAGTCTCTACACTTGTCAATCATTGACATCACtcgagttgaaaggtaatgattGGATGGCCGTAAAACTACCCACATTACTGGCTTGTCCAGCTCTTAAGTCTTTGCATCTTTCTCATTTCTCTATGGCTGGACCAAACTTTGAACCAACGGCTTTCTCAGGTTGCCCAAATCTTCAAACTCTGCAACTTTTTGATATTTGGATtggaagtgaaaatttatGTATTAATGCTGTTAATCTCAGAAGCTTGTTACTTTCATTTGTGTTACATGGTGAGGGCAAGGTTGAGATTTGTGCTCCCCGACTCACAACTTTTAAGTATTCCGGTATTCCTCCCATAGTGtgtttaaaggaaaatcttgcATTTCTCGATGATGTATCTTTTGATATAAAGGCATACTCACTTAAACGCAATGAAGAAGAGAGTGTTATTCGTTTGATCAACACCTTCAACGAGTTTCGTCAAGCAAAATCTCTCACATTATCCACCTCAACAGTCAAG ATTCTCGCCAAATTTCCATCCTTGCTGGATCAAAATCGATTACCATTTGCTAATTTAAAGCATCTGAAGATAAAAGTTAAGAAATGGCAAAGCAAGAGGTTTGAAATGCCTGCATGTATCCTGAACTGCTTTCTCAACAACTCTACTATATTGAAAATAT CAAAGTAG
- the LOC18587446 gene encoding F-box/LRR-repeat protein At3g26922, with product MEDFSDMLLLTLGRRNMTVEDRISKLPDDLLLKIMSFLNTKQAVQTCVLSKRWKPLWQSLPNLDFDFDTFPFQQEIDDEDKEEVEMKMCSFSNFISQVLFRRCPTDLVKVYVQSHIYDPHCFLVDGLICYAVKHNVQQLTFHSRSDCQYILPESFWTCQSLTSLELKGSDWMPMKLPTLLACPALKSLHLSHFSTGGPNFEPTAFSCCPNLETLQLFDILTVGSEGLCIDADNLRSLVLSFAFLGEGKVEIYAPRLTTFKYSGTPPIVCLTDNLASVDYVYFDIKTPKFRHNEEEYVLRLINTLNGFRHAKSLTLSSSTVQVLTKVPSLLDQNGLPFANLKHLKIKVKKWQSKRFEMPACMGSSKDSK from the exons ATGGAAGATTTCAGCGATATGTTGTTGTTAACACTTGGGAGGAGGAACATGACTGTTGAAGACAGGATCAGCAAGTTACCTGATGATCTTCTCCTTAAAATCATGTCTTTCTTAAACACCAAGCAGGCGGTTCAAACCTGTGTTTTGTCCAAGAGATGGAAGCCCCTCTGGCAATCCCTTCCAAACCTTGACTTCGATTTCGATACTTTCCCTTTCCAACAGGAAATAGATGACGAAGACAAAGAGGAGGTAGAGATGAAGATGTGTTCTTTCAGCAATTTCATCAGCCAGGTCCTTTTCCGGCGTTGCCCCACTGACCTTGTCAAGGTTTATGTCCAATCTCATATCTACGACCCGCATTGTTTTCTCGTAGACGGATTGATTTGTTATGCTGTTAAACACAATGTCCAACAACTCACCTTCCATTCCCGCTCTGATTGCCAATATATATTGCCCGAGAGCTTCTGGACTTGTCAATCATTGACATCACTCGAGTTGAAAGGTAGTGATTGGATGCCCATGAAACTACCCACATTACTGGCTTGTCCAGCTCTTAAGTCTTTGCATCTTTCTCATTTCTCGACGGGTGGACCAAACTTTGAACCAACGGCTTTCTCATGTTGCCCAAATCTTGAAACTTTGCAactttttgatattttaacgGTGGGTAGTGAAGGTTTGTGTATTGATGCTGATAATCTGAGAAGCTTGGTACTTTCATTTGCATTTCTTGGTGAAGGTAAGGTTGAGATTTATGCTCCCCGACTCACAACCTTTAAGTATTCTGGTACTCCTCCGATTGTGTGCTTAACGGATAACCTTGCATCTGTCgattatgtatattttgatataaagACACCCAAATTTAGACACAATGAAGAAGAGTATGTTCTTCGTTTGATCAACACCCTTAACGGGTTTCGTCATGCAAAATCCTTGACATTATCATCGTCGACAGTGCAG GTTCTCACCAAAGTTCCGTCCTTGCTGGATCAAAATGGATTGCCATTTGCTAATTTAAAGCATCTGAAGATAAAAGTTAAGAAGTGGCAAAGCAAGAGGTTTGAAATGCCTGCAT GCATGGGTAGTTCTAAGGATAGCAAGTGA
- the LOC108663676 gene encoding uncharacterized protein LOC108663676, giving the protein MKRKSEWIVTNDETLKARRCTVIVTKQASSSEEEEQEEKEISTCNHMFIVESDEKSEEEDIQEAPSSLEEGNRITIDELKEVNIGTIEDPRPIFINASLTSVEEKSYLDLLTRYRDVFAWTYKEIPRLDPKVAVHHLAVKKGVRPIKQAQRRLHPNLIPQIEAEVNKLIEIHMDPKDEELTTFQTPKGIYCYKVMPFGLKNVGATYQRAMQKIFDDMLHRNVECYVDDLVVKFKKRVDHLEDLRQVFERLRQYQLRMNPLKCAFGVSSRKVLGFIVRHHGIEIDQSKIDAIMKMPEPSNLHELKSLQGRLAYIRRFISNLTGRCQPFSRLMKKDMPFVWDESCSNAFKSIKFYLLRPPILRAPTLGRPLILYIATQERSLGALLAQQNDEGKENALYYLSRTLNGIELNYSPIEKTCLALIAKWEIGKMDFFVIRVRHHIYPQKAVKGQALADFLADHPIPDDWKFSEDLLDEYVLCIEIPRPWKLYFDGAARQDGAGAGVIFITPEGEVLPYAFTLIENCSNNVAEYQALIIGLEMAVDMQITQLKVFGDSKLVINQVLTLYEVKKLELLPYVNYVKKLLKWFDKTSIEHVPRKKNRQVDSLANLASAIASPNTELKVHLCKRWIIPPITLSEEVDIESNVVSVLEVGKEDWR; this is encoded by the exons atgaaaagaaaaagtgaatgGATTGTAACAAATGATGAAACATTAAAGGCTAGAAGGTGCACTGTGATTGTGACTAAACAAGCCTCATCTTCAGAAGAGGAAGAGCAAGAAGAAAAGGAGATCTCCACATGTAATCACATGTTTATAGTAGAAagtgatgaaaaatctgaagaagaagatatCCAAGAAGCTCCTTCATCATTAGAGGAAGGAAATCGAATTACAATTGATGAATTAAAAGAAGTTAACATAGGCACTATAGAAGATCCTCGTCCAATCTTCATAAATGCTAGTTTAACTTCTGTAGAAGAAAAATCTTATCTTGACCTTTTGACAAGGTATCGAGACGTTTTTGCATGGACTTACAAAGAAATCCCAAGGTTGGACCCTAAAGTCGCTGTGCATCATCTAGCAGTAAAGAAAGGTGTTCGACCCATTAAACAAGCTCAACGACGTCTTCACCCTAACTTGATTCCCCAAATAGAGGCTGAGGTCAATAAACTCATTGAG ATTCACATGGATCCAAAGGACGAAGAGCTCACTACATTTCAAACTCCTAAAGGAATATACTGTTACAAAGTTATGCCTTTTGGGTTAAAGAATGTAGGTGCCACTTATCAAAGAGCAATGCAAAAGATTTTCGACGATATGCTGCACAGGAATGTTGAATGCTATGTGGATGATTTGGTGGTTAAGTTCAAAAAGAGGGTTGATCATCTTGAAGATCTTCGCCAAGTATTTGAGAGACTGCGTCAATATCAATTGAGGATGAATCCCTTAAAGTGTGCCTTTGGAGTATCTTCAAGAAAAGTTTTAGGATTCATAGTGCGCCATCATGGGATTGAAATTGATCAATCAAAAATAGATGCAATCATGAAAATGCCTGAGCCAAGCAATCTCCACGAACTTAAAAGTTTGCAAGGAAGATTGGCTTATATTAGACGCTTCATATCCAACTTGACTGGTAGATGTCAACCATTTAGTCGATTGATGAAGAAGGATATGCCTTTTGTTTGGGATGAGTCTTGTAGTAATGCTTTTAAAAGTATAAAGTTTTACCTATTAAGGCCTCCAATTTTAAGGGCTCCTACACTAGGACGCCCATTAATCCTTTATATTGCGACACAAGAACGCTCTTTGGGAGCACTTTTGGCACAacaaaatgatgaaggaaaggaaaatgcACTTTACTACCTTAGTAGAACTCTTAATGGCatagaattaaattattctcCCATTGAGAAGACATGCTTGGCATTAAT TGCTAAGTGGGAGATTGGCAAAATGGACTTTTTTGTTATAAGAGTTCGACATCACATATATCCTCAAAAAGCTGTCAAGGGACAAGCACTTGCAGATTTTCTTGCAGACCATCCAATTCCAGATGATTGGAAATTTTCTGAAGATCTCTTAGATGAATATGTTCTTTGCATTGAAATCCCTAGGCCATGGAAGCTATACTTTGATGGAGCAGCTCGACAAGATGGGGCAGGTGCAGGAGTCATTTTTATCACCCCAGAAGGAGAAGTATTGCCTTACGCATTTACTCTCATCGAAAATTGTTCCAATAATGTGGCAGAATACCAAGCCTTGATCATAGGTTTGGAGATGGCAGTGGATATGCAAATCACTCAACTTAAGGTGTTTGGAGATTCTAAGTTGGTTATAAACCAAGTCCTTACACTTtatgaagttaaaaagcttGAGCTCTTGCCATATGTCAACTATgttaaaaaacttttaaagtGGTTTGACAAAACTAGCATAGAACATGTgcctagaaaaaaaaataggcaAGTAGATTCTTTGGCTAATTTAGCATCAGCAATTGCCTCACCAAATACAGAATTAAAAGTGCATCTTTGCAAGCGATGGATCATACCACCAATCACTCTAAGTGAAGAAGTCGACATAGAGTCTAATGTCGTCTCAGTCCTTGAAGTGGGAAAAGAAGATTGGCGATAG